CGTCGATGCCGCTGCGGTGTTGGGGCCGCTGGTCGCGGTGCCTGTTGGCGATCGGGCGGACCACGGCGATCAGCGCCACCGAGACGACGGCGAAGACCAGGAGCTGTACCGGGACTCCCCCGCCGAGGGCGGCGGTGACCGCGGCGGCGATCGCGCCGACCGCGAACATGCCGAACTCCGGCATCGCGGTGACGACCAGGGGGATGCCCAGTCCGACCGCGCCGACGAGCCACCACACCCATGCGTCGATGTTGGTCACATGGTCATGGTAGGTCCGGCGGGCGCGGTCCGGACAGGGTGCGCGGGGCGGCGCTCCGGAGCGGGGCCCGGGTCGTCTCGTGAAGAGAGGGTCTAGCGGAGGGGCAGGCCCTGGGCCGTCCAGCGGTCGTTCTCGTTGCGTTCGACGACCAGCGGGAGGCCGAAGCAGAGGGAGAGGTTGCGGGAGGTCAGTTCGAGGTCGATGGGACCGGCGGTGACGACCTTGCCCTGGCGGATCATGAGGACGTGCGTGAAACCGGGGGCGATCTCCTCGACGTGGTGC
This is a stretch of genomic DNA from Streptomyces sp. NBC_00536. It encodes these proteins:
- a CDS encoding NfeD family protein, producing the protein MTNIDAWVWWLVGAVGLGIPLVVTAMPEFGMFAVGAIAAAVTAALGGGVPVQLLVFAVVSVALIAVVRPIANRHRDQRPQHRSGIDALRGRSAVVTERVDGSGGRIKLAGEIWSARTLDADSSFEPGQRVDVVEIDGATAVVM